Genomic DNA from Paenibacillus borealis:
TTCCGCGTCTTTTCCGTGCACAAAAGCAGAAAAGCGCATCCCTCCATCAGGGATACGCTTACCTGTTTTATTTGAAGACGGCGAACTTTAACCCCTGTGCCTGAAGATACTCGATGATCTCAGGAAGCGCCTCGACCGTAACTGCCTTTTCGTGCAGCAGATAGATTCCGCCGGACGGGTCTGTCTTATGGAAGTACCGGAGGACCTGCTGGGCATTGTCCGCCTTCCAGTCCTCGGGATCACGGTTCCAGAGCAGCAGCTTCATATGCTGACGGCCCGCCTCCGCGGCCAGTTCATCATTAACCGCACCATAAGGGGGACGGAAGACCGTTACCGCAGACTTCATGTTCGACTCCAGCTCCCGGCTGGCCCGCTCCAGATTGCCCCGGTTCTCCTCACTGCTGTTCCGTGTCAGATCACTATGGTCCCAGGAGTGGCTGCCCACCGGCATGCCGTGCTCATCGGCATAGCTGACCTCGGCCGGATGGCGGCTGGCATTCTGTCCGATAAACAGAAAGTTCGCCGCTACTCCATACTCATGCAGGATATCTACTATCTGCCGTGTATACTGCGAGGGTCCATCGTCGAAGGTTAGAGCCACATAACCATGGGGCAGGCTGTATTCATAGCTGCTCCCGTTCAGTTCAATCTCTTCAACCTGCAGCGCCACAGCGTCTGGAACAGCTGCAGGGGATGGTACAGGAGCTGCTCCAGGGGCTACTTCAGGAGCTGCTACAGAGGCTGGTTCCGGAGATGCTTCCGGAATTGCCGGGACTTCGCTGCTCTGGTAAGCTGCCGTTTGAATACCCGGCTCAGCATTAACGAGACGGCTGTTAACTTCTGTAACTACCGCCGCCTGAACAGAATCCTCATGGGCTTCCGCGCTGTTGCTGAACAGCTTGCCGTCCATGCGCAGCAGGAACAACGCGATGAGACAGCTGAACAGAACACCCCGCAGCAGTACTGCCCGGGCAGGCCGGTGGCTGGTTCTGCGCTTCGGCTGTCCAGGCCCAGGCTGCAGCAATTCCAGTGCCGGGACCTGGACAGCGGATTCGGTTGCAGGTGGAGGGAGTTCCTCTTGCCTCGCTTTAGCCAGCTGCGTGGCATACTCCTCGGAGCAGGCATAATACAGCGTTTCGCTGAAGTTCTTATTCATTTTGATCAGGGAACTGAAGAAACTGCGGCGGAAGGGATCCCATTTGGGATAGAGAGACAAACGCACCCGCTGCCCCTCGAAAGGGCCAAGCAAGCTCAATTGCAGATATGTATATTCATCGATGATAAGTATTTGGCGGGCGGAGCCGCTGCTGTGGGTTAAACCTACCTCCATCTGATAGACGCCCTGCCTCTGCTCAAGGGACAGCAGCTCTACCATCCGAGCAGTGTTCGCCGGGTGTACGGGCATAACTCCTATGTATCTCCGTTGCTATCGTTACGCTCTGCCGGTGGAGTGCTTCCGCCAAAGGGTACTGTCATGCGGTTGGTGAAATCGCTGATCATGCTGGAGAGGTAGGTTTTCTCCTGCCGGACCGTGTCGTATTTCTGTTTCAGATGACTGTTCTCTGTCTCCAGGCGCCCAATCTTCTCTTCCAGCTCATTCATCCGCTTCAGCTTCTCGGAGATGGCATCGTTATGCTTTTGTACAAGATTGGCATATTTCTGTTGCTCCAGATCAATGGTGCTCTTGAGCTCATCCATTTCTCCGGACAGGGTCGTGTGCAGCTCACGGTAATCCTCCAGCACCTGATCCACCTTCAGATTCTTCTCCACCAGCTTATGCTCGAGCTCCAGGATGCTTTTCTCCCGCTCTTCAATTACCTTGTTCAGGTTCTTGAGATCCCGGCCTAACCTCTCCACATGGCTGCTGGAATGATTCAGCCGGTCCTGCAGCTCATGGTTGTTCGTTTCAGCATGCGCTCTTGCCTGAATCATCTGCTCTACTGCGAAGACAAGATCCAGCGACTTTTTGTCCAGTTGCGCTTTGCCGACAGACACGAGGCCGGGGGCACTGTCAGCCTTCTCATAACTGTCGCTGTCCTCAGGTGGAAGTTCGTCCAGTTGAACCTTTTGAACCATACCCGGCTTAACAGGTTTATCCTGGGTATCTTTCTTCTTAAAAAACGGAGCCGCCATCTATATAATCACCTCATTATAAATGTCAAAATATGTCGAGCATGTACGAGTTTATTATAGTTGATTTAGCGGATGCGTTAGTGAGCCTTAGTATCTAACTTTACTAAATGTATCCAAAGGCCCAGATCACGCTGAACAGAAGTTATCCGGCTAATTATAGGATGAATGGCCTATGCCATTTGCACTGTTCATTCATGAAAAAGAGGAATGTCTTCTCATATACAGCAACAAAAAAAGCGCAGCCCTCTAGGACCACGCTTCTTCATCCAAACGTTTATTTGTACAGTACTTTCTCCACATTGTATTTCGCCTTAAGCTTGTTCACAATGTAAGTTTCATAAATCTCTCTGTCGACCGGGTCTTCCACGAGGCAGACTTCAATCTTGGTAACCTCGTCGCGGTGAGGCTTCATGACGGATACATTATCCTCGAAATGCTTCTTAATCCGCGGTCTCAGCTTACGCGCCTTGCCTACAAACAGCAGCTCATCCTTGTCATTGTAGAACATGAAGATGCCGCCGGCTTCGCGGGTAATCAGGTGGAAATCCGTAAATCCGTAAATATGGCTGAGCACAGGGTTCTCCTGCTTAAAAATAGTAACTTCCGGTGCCGGAATGGTAATGCTGATCATTAAGCTTCACTTCCTCATTGTATATAGAAATAAATATTATCACAGATTGGGAACCCTGACTATTTCTATCTTCTGCAGATAACCTGTGTTTTATGAGGGGGAGTTACACTTATTTGGCTGCCCGATTCTGGAGGGAATGAATCGTTGCTGTTATCCCCTGTTCAAAAGACGTGGCCGGAACCGGCCCGACTACCCGCTCGTATTTCGCACCGCTGAGCCGCAGCGGCTCCTTCGTCAAATAAAGCATCTCGACGATTTCCTTCATCACTGGAACAAACAGGCCAAGCAGTGACAAGCCTGCTGCACCCACGGGGATGACCAGTTTAGAGCTTCCGGCGGCTTCACGGGCAATACGGATGATCTCTTTGCCGGATATGACGCCAGCGCCCGGGATGTTCCAGTTCTGCCCGTATGCCTCCTCGCGGAGGGCAAGCTCTACCATCATCACTGCGGCATCCGGCAGATAGACATATTCGCGCGGAACGTTCATATTGCCGATGAATATCCCGGGTTTACCGGCTGCAACCGCTTCTAGTGTCGACCCGAGGTAAGAGGCTTCATTGGCGGTAGGTCCATAATAATCGGGCAGCCGGACAATCATTCCCTTCGTGCCGCTCCAGCGCGGGCTGAAGAACATCCGCTCGAATTCCAGCTTCACTTTTCCTTTGCGGGTATGCGGATTCTTCGGATGTTCCTCGTCCACCGGCTGCTCATTAACCCGTCTGCC
This window encodes:
- a CDS encoding polysaccharide deacetylase family protein, encoding MPVHPANTARMVELLSLEQRQGVYQMEVGLTHSSGSARQILIIDEYTYLQLSLLGPFEGQRVRLSLYPKWDPFRRSFFSSLIKMNKNFSETLYYACSEEYATQLAKARQEELPPPATESAVQVPALELLQPGPGQPKRRTSHRPARAVLLRGVLFSCLIALFLLRMDGKLFSNSAEAHEDSVQAAVVTEVNSRLVNAEPGIQTAAYQSSEVPAIPEASPEPASVAAPEVAPGAAPVPSPAAVPDAVALQVEEIELNGSSYEYSLPHGYVALTFDDGPSQYTRQIVDILHEYGVAANFLFIGQNASRHPAEVSYADEHGMPVGSHSWDHSDLTRNSSEENRGNLERASRELESNMKSAVTVFRPPYGAVNDELAAEAGRQHMKLLLWNRDPEDWKADNAQQVLRYFHKTDPSGGIYLLHEKAVTVEALPEIIEYLQAQGLKFAVFK
- a CDS encoding nucleotide excision repair endonuclease, producing the protein MISITIPAPEVTIFKQENPVLSHIYGFTDFHLITREAGGIFMFYNDKDELLFVGKARKLRPRIKKHFEDNVSVMKPHRDEVTKIEVCLVEDPVDREIYETYIVNKLKAKYNVEKVLYK
- a CDS encoding NAD-dependent epimerase/dehydratase family protein, whose translation is MINKAIVLGATGGTGTVIIAELLRRGIETVAFGRSMPKLEQLAAKLGRPAGLSLETGDVFRADDIYKAARGADVIFHSASVPYHEMAAKLLPMGEAVMEAANRLGARVVAVDGIYPYGRRVNEQPVDEEHPKNPHTRKGKVKLEFERMFFSPRWSGTKGMIVRLPDYYGPTANEASYLGSTLEAVAAGKPGIFIGNMNVPREYVYLPDAAVMMVELALREEAYGQNWNIPGAGVISGKEIIRIAREAAGSSKLVIPVGAAGLSLLGLFVPVMKEIVEMLYLTKEPLRLSGAKYERVVGPVPATSFEQGITATIHSLQNRAAK